From Streptomyces asiaticus, one genomic window encodes:
- a CDS encoding sugar porter family MFS transporter produces MSTTVQAQGAEGRKAQPDHLGHVIFITAAAAMGGFLFGYDSSVINGAVEAIRGKYDIGSAALAQVVAIALIGSAIGAATAGRIADRIGRIRVMQIAAALFTISAVGSALPFSLWDLAFWRVLGGVGIGMASVIGPAYIAEVAPPAYRGRLASFQQAAIVVGIAISQLVNWGILNLADGDQRGQIAGLEAWQWMLGVMVVPAVLYGLLSFAIPESPRFLISVGRTAQAKQVLGEVEGKTVDLDVRVAEIDRAMRSEEKSTFKDLLGGRFGLLPIVWIGIGLSVFQQLVGINVAFYYSSTLWQSVGVDPSSSFFYSFTTSIINILGTVIAMIFVDRIGRKPLALIGSVGMAISLALVAWAFSAHLVDGKLPHAEGVLALIAAHAFVLFFALSWGVVVWVLLGEMFPNKIRAAALGVAASAQWIANWAITASFPSLSDWNLSGTYIMYTAFALLSIPFILKWVPETKGKALEEMG; encoded by the coding sequence TTGTCCACCACCGTGCAGGCACAGGGAGCCGAGGGCCGCAAGGCCCAGCCGGACCACCTCGGCCACGTCATCTTCATCACCGCAGCCGCCGCGATGGGCGGCTTTCTCTTCGGCTACGACAGCTCGGTGATCAACGGAGCGGTCGAAGCCATCCGCGGCAAGTACGACATCGGCTCCGCGGCCCTCGCCCAGGTCGTGGCCATCGCCCTGATCGGCTCGGCCATCGGCGCCGCCACCGCGGGCCGGATAGCCGACCGGATCGGCCGGATCCGCGTCATGCAGATCGCCGCCGCCCTCTTCACGATCAGCGCGGTCGGCTCGGCGCTGCCCTTCTCGCTGTGGGACCTGGCCTTCTGGCGGGTGCTCGGCGGCGTCGGCATCGGCATGGCCTCGGTGATCGGCCCGGCCTACATCGCCGAGGTCGCCCCGCCCGCCTACCGCGGCCGGCTCGCCTCGTTCCAGCAGGCCGCGATCGTCGTCGGCATCGCCATCTCCCAGCTCGTCAACTGGGGCATCCTCAACCTCGCCGACGGCGACCAGCGCGGGCAGATCGCCGGCCTGGAGGCCTGGCAGTGGATGCTCGGCGTCATGGTCGTGCCCGCCGTCCTCTACGGGCTGCTGTCCTTCGCCATCCCCGAGTCGCCCCGCTTCCTGATCTCCGTCGGCCGCACCGCCCAGGCCAAGCAGGTCCTGGGGGAGGTCGAGGGCAAGACCGTGGACCTCGATGTGCGGGTCGCCGAGATCGACCGGGCCATGCGCAGTGAGGAGAAGTCGACCTTCAAGGACCTCCTCGGCGGCCGGTTCGGTCTGCTGCCCATCGTCTGGATCGGCATCGGGCTCTCGGTCTTCCAGCAGCTCGTCGGCATCAACGTGGCGTTCTACTACTCCTCGACGCTGTGGCAGTCCGTCGGCGTCGACCCGAGCAGCTCGTTCTTCTACTCCTTCACCACGTCGATCATCAACATCCTCGGCACCGTGATCGCGATGATCTTCGTCGACCGGATCGGCCGCAAGCCGCTCGCGCTCATCGGCTCCGTGGGCATGGCCATCTCCCTCGCCCTGGTGGCCTGGGCCTTCTCGGCGCACCTGGTGGACGGCAAGCTGCCGCACGCGGAGGGTGTCCTGGCGCTGATCGCGGCCCATGCCTTCGTGCTCTTCTTCGCCCTCTCGTGGGGCGTGGTGGTCTGGGTCCTGCTCGGCGAGATGTTCCCGAACAAGATCCGCGCCGCCGCCCTCGGCGTCGCCGCCTCCGCGCAGTGGATCGCCAACTGGGCCATCACCGCGAGCTTCCCGAGCCTGTCGGACTGGAACCTGTCGGGTACGTACATCATGTACACGGCCTTCGCCCTGCTCTCGATCCCGTTCATCCTCAAGTGGGTGCCGGAGACCAAGGGCAAGGCGTTGGAGGAGATGGGCTAA